ATAGTACTTGTATAACCGTCGTCTGATTCTTGATGTGGTGAAGGTCGCATTTTGCAAGATTCTGCGATCAGTATTTCTAATACAATCAACTTTCAAACTGCACCTtatcttagtttttttttaaatatgcaaaCGGATATTACATGTAGTGAAGAAATTGTACTATTAGTTGTGGTCATTTCTTTGGTTAAAGTGATTTTAGCAACAAATTTAAATAattacatatacacatacatttgATCAAGTAAAAATAAAGCTATTTATTGTTGAAGCCAGccaaaatgaccagataaactatcAAGATTCGTTAATTTCGCCAAGAGTGAGAAACACAATAACTATTGAGACTTCTTTTCACTGGCACAAAATAGTACATTTGATTTTTAAAACGAAAATATTTACAAGAAAACAACGTATATTCCGCACTTTCCCATCTGTATTTGGTGTTCATATCTATGATTTTTACATGCATCTTTCCTGTCTTCCGCGCTTGCATTTCCCACAGATAAACCGTTCACAACTTACATTATTTTAATGATGACATTGGAATGTATCAATGAAGTCAATAAACTAAAATCCATTCTCTTACTTTTCTTATATCTAAAATAAAATTCTGTCCTTAAATATGATAGTATCATATATTCCTCTGCCAAGCAATCATAAGCGCCTAACGCATTTAAACTGAAATAAAGTTAGGACAAAATGCATTTGTATACTGTAGTTTGTGACAATTACAAAATGTTAAATGTAAAGTGATAATGTGTGCATCACAAAGCCCCTTCCCTTAGTTCTTTTCCCTCTTGAGTTGGCATTACAATCTGACATACAGATAGAGTTCAGTTATGAGACGTCATGTGCCGGGATAGGTGATGCCGTTCCCTAAAAGATTCATTGCAAATGGGACATTTAAGCTTTTCCTCTCTTCGTCTTTTCACCAGAGGCTCCATGGCATATTCCTTTTTGTGGTGCGATCTCATGTGGTACACTAAATCGGATGTCATTCTGAAAGAAGCGTTGCATTTGGCACACCAGTTCTGTGCTGGTAAACAAAAAGACGTGAATGAAGGTGGAAGAAGGGTCAGTGCGGATGGAACTTGCAACTGAATGGGCCCAGAAGCCTTTGGCCAAAAGGCGGTGGCATATACGAAAGGGCTTTGCTTGGCGAGACCCCCTTGCATATTACAATTGCCGTTAACATCTGCACTCTGGAGCTTTGCAGCTAAGGCATCTGCCTGATAAAGTCTGCTAGAGTCGCCAACGCCAGGATGGCACTCTAAGCCAGGAATCACTTTTTGGGACACCATGAGTGGAGATAGCTGAGTAAACGATCTGGCCGGCTGAGAGAATGCACTCTTCCTTTCCTCGGTTCCACAAAGTTGAGGGACGCTCCTAAACGCACTTCCCATGGCAATGTTGTCCAGACAAGAAGGGACTTGTGTTTCAGTCAGAACAGACTTGATGTCCATTGCCTTCTCGGAAGCGCTAGTGATAGGCGCTATGCCATTCTTGTTATCTACGTTAGAAACGTGGTCTTTTGGAGTCTGTTTAAGGTTAAGTGAAGTTCTTTTCACCTCGATGAAAGCGCTCCGTTTGGCTTCTGTAGACTCTGGGTTAGAAGGTGTCATCAGCCTACCGTTTTCTCTTAGATTGAAATAGCCCCCTCTGAACTGTTGGGAAGAGCAGAGAAGATTTTCCCTTGGGGTAACCAGTGATCGATCTGCGACTTTTGTAGTGTGCAGTATATTGTCATTCTTTTCTTCCGCTTCGTCGTAGTTTCTTTTATTTTCATTTATGCTTTCAGTTTCTCGACGGCTCCTAGCATTTTCTCTTGGATTTTCCATATCCCTGGCGAGATTGTGGAAATCTGTAGTGGGTTTATTATTTTCTACATTAGAGAAGGTTGATTGTCGCTCCGATCGGCTGAATTTAACACTTGGTCCTACAGCAGTAAGATGGTCACGGTCTCCGTTGTTCTTGACATTCTCATCCGAGGCATTGCAACCCAGTCGCTTCTGACAGCGGAATCTCAAATGGGCTAGAAATGGGTATTCACACTGAAATCGCTGGCTGCAGTCCAGACATGTGTATGGCGAGGATCCTGCGTGAATGAAGCACATTAAAATGAAATTGCTCACTCCTACAAGTCAATCGTATTCCAGTGTTCGCTGATTTAACAGCCAACAATAAATCATAAGGTTAAAAGCACACGTTTTAAATGTAGAAAATATTTTCAGTTACGTGATAAATAATTCATTGGCATTATAATAATTACATTGACCTATTTCTCTCCTATTAGATAATTCATTGAGACTAAACGAATCACTTTACCTATATTTTTCCTTGTGTAACCCTTTATTCAGTTAAATTTTGTCTGTGCATCTGTCCATACAAAATAGTCCCTCCATCTTCCTATCTAGCTGTCTCCATCTATAAAGGGTTCTATGGCTTCGCTGACTTTTCGGCTGTatacatctatctatctatctttctaaaaTATTTAATCAGTTTAAGCTATTTAATCTAATGTTAAATTACAATACGTATAATCTGAATAAGCAGCTATATTTTTAATAAATCGCAACAACAGTAGATGATCTGTATATAATTCATTCAAAGAGAAGTACAAAATTACTCCAGGAAAATTAAATAATATAATTTTTCTCCCCATCCTATTAAACGAGTAGATTGtgctgtgtatatcagtgtgagtatttttttgggagggggagggcggtaaATTACAGCTTCAATATGAGACGTTTTAAATCTCAGCTCACCATTCATTTTGGCCTGTGCCCTGACGTTGCTGAGAAGGAGCAGCTCCAACAGTTCTTTTCCATACCACACAAGTAATTCTTCGTCTTTATCAATCCGCCTCAGAGAGCGATAAAACAACTGGCCGTTTTTCACATATGCCTCCAGATTTTGTTCTTCTTTATCCCTGGCCGACTGGACCAGTCTGAGCCACATTAAGCCCTCGGAGGAGCTGTTCGCTGCTGAAGTATCCACCTGCAGTAAAATACAATAGCAGAATGTGAGCCACATGCATGATGAATACAGGCCAATTACAAATGACCTAATTTATACCGTGTTTCACTGCACACGGCCTCTCTCAAATTCCACAAAACATAAATTAACCTTATTGGAGATTCCTGGGCATTATACAGTATAATTTAACAATAATGAATCCTAAGGTCAGCTGTATTGTTTAGCAGGAATAATGTTCAATCTTGCTTAATACCATGAATGAGATGAGTTAGTGATTTACTATGTACTGCGTCTACTTAAATTTTGAACCACCACTTTTAAATATTCAGCAATAAATCGCGGTCAGATTCGAGATCCATAAACTTTACGAGACCATACCGTGCTCGCTCTTCTATATTTCTTAAATATGTTATAAAGCTACGAAATTGTGATGTATGTCGAATGGTCATGAAAAAAACATTATTCAAACgaggggagaaaaaaagcaaGTAAGCGTTCTGTCATTTGTGATAGACATATTGCAGATACTTGTGATCTTAGAGACGCGCTGTAAACCCATGGTCAACCAATCTTCTTCACGGCACTTGTGGAAGTTTCAGTGTCCAAAATGACCAGGGAACTTTTAGCGCGTTTTGCGTGCTTTTGCACTTCAGTCTAGAACTTCCAGTTTCACAGTCCCCGCCCGTCCACCATCGCCACAGCCCACCTTTCCAGCGTGTTTTTAACGTATTTGCTGTGCTACAGGGTAACCGCGGGATCGTGAAGGAAGAAATCAGCCAGATGCTAAggaataaggtggggggggggggggggggtgaggcaaGTTTGGAAAGCAACTATAGAAATAGACTATGGAAAAAATATACAGTTAAAGTACAAAATGGGGAAAGTGAAATGCAAGCAAAAATGGAGGGTCAGTGGGTGAGAAAAACAGTGGGACTAAGTGTAAAAGAGAAAGTTATTCTTACAAATCCAATATTGTTTAATGGGTGAGACAGAAGATGAaacggtggcggggggggggggggggagtgagtgatcaGGAGAAAGAATTAAAATTGACCCTACCCTAAAGATGTAGGGCACCGTCCTTTTGTCGGCTGATTTAAGAGCAATGAAAGCGATGCTGTCATACAGGGACGTGTGGCTCAGTACGCAGGGTCCAAAAATGGCATTTGCTGGAATGTCACAGGTTGTATACACGCTGGTAAAAATGTCAGTTAGACATTGCTGGACGGCTCTGCTGGCATCGCTCTCCCAAAACCCCTTGTGAGCATTTGGATCTTCCATCGTCAAGGCTTGTTCTGGGAGGAAAGGATAAAAAAAGGTCATCTCAATGCTTAAAGATATACAACCGTCGAAATGCTTAAGCTTGAAAAATCACAATGTTGCTGATCCTGATTATAGGTCAGTCCTAATTTTGATGAAGTACATTGTGAGACTCCATTATACATTTTACATATCATGAAATCAGTATGCAAGCAAACATGAATCTGCCCAATACTGCCAAGATAGAGTAAAACACGTATCTTTTTTCAAATCTAAAGTTTTGCTGCTACAACGTTCCTAACATTGACATGCCTAGCAAGTCCTGTTTATTTCATTGTATCTGTCACCTTTCTCTCTTCACTTTTGCTTGCGGGATTTTATGATAAATGGTTCCGTTTCGATGTTACCAATATAACGTTGCCAATGCACCTACTGGTGATCAAAATCAGTCACCAAATCTGTGGGTTGTCTGGCAGAGTGAAGTGGAATCGTTACCTACGTGGATCCCAGTTCGATCTGTTCTTTTGACTGAATGCAGACGAAACCATTTATCAACAAGCATCAAATCGCACTGTTCCGGTGTCTGGAAGTGCAAATGAAATGGATTGAAAGTATcctgtcattttcagtgatttgatGTCAGATAACCTTTAGATCTTTTCTACAAGAAAGAACGTATGTCTTCTTCGTCCGCGCATCTCATTACCATAATACAGCACTTTCCCTCTGAGACTTTAATTAAAAACAGCAAGCAGAGTTAATTATTTTTTACCTCGACACGGTTATTTATGGATGAGAATGAATCCCAGTTACCTTGTTCTACACAGGGAGAGATTCGGTCAAACGTGGCTTGTGAAATCTGAATtgtacggggtggggggagttttgCATCGCTGGTATTCTTCGCAAGGTTTGAATGAGTTTATGAATAATGTTCTGGTGCTACAGTAGACTCATTCCGAAATCATAGCTTATGTCAAAGCCCTGAACCTACGTGTTTCTAACTTGGACGATTTAAACAAACTGAATTATATCGCATTTAATGTCATCATGACCAAGACGTGTTATTTTATGTACTCCTTAATCTGGTAAAccactttatttttttaaataaggcAATACATAGACGAGGAAATGGAAACATATACATCGATGCTAGTCCTTTAAAACAGCAACGTTTTCATTTAGATCTCGAAAAGCAGAAAGTTAAAGACAAAAGATAGCCCCACTCAGCCTCAAATACAAACAAGATCGTTTTACTTGCAAAACATTGCAAATGAACGTCAGTGACCAACAATTCTAATGATAACTAATTGGCATTCACCCAGTGGAGCCTTCACTGCACAGTAAAACTGGATCGTTAGCGCAATATGAAACGTGAGCCAAGTAGATAATTGTGGTTTCTCTGAACTTGAAGAGTCAACAACGTCTCCTGAGCGCAGCACAGAAGCTCTTCAACAAAACCTCGGTCATACTTCACTTCGACATCAGAAAGTGGTATCATTGTAGCATTACCTGAAAGCGTTAAACCAAAACCTCTTCTCcacttttctctcccccctgccccagattttctttttttgtttgcAAGAGAATAAAAAATGCAACATATGCtgcaaactcatttcacaaatGCTTTATTGTGAATGAGGTCGCGCGTCGCTTGGGGcgtcaaaaaaataaaagacgctgTAATGAATATGCATTTCTTTCCATCCTCAGCAGAGCAAATTAGCGTTTAGGACGaagggtgggggaaaaaaaaagtaaacactCACCAGATAAACGACGTGTTTTGTTTAAAAAGATCTCTTTCTttgctctttattttttttttttggatgtgtgcaggaggaggaggaggatgtgatcgaggtaggagcagcagctggagacGCAGCGCTCTCGCCCTTTGCTGTCAGTGCAGTGGCATCGttggtgaaagtgacggtgatgTTGTGCTTCCGATGCAAAAAGAGAGGAGCCGTAGAGAGTTACATATGGGCCCGAGCGTAAGTGGCAGACACTTTGTTTGGTGGAGATAATCTATCCAATGACGCGtgacactccacccccccccccccccacctcaccgccctcctcctcccccccccccccccacctcccc
The DNA window shown above is from Heptranchias perlo isolate sHepPer1 chromosome 1, sHepPer1.hap1, whole genome shotgun sequence and carries:
- the prdm8b gene encoding PR domain zinc finger protein 8b, producing MEDPNAHKGFWESDASRAVQQCLTDIFTSVYTTCDIPANAIFGPCVLSHTSLYDSIAFIALKSADKRTVPYIFRVDTSAANSSSEGLMWLRLVQSARDKEEQNLEAYVKNGQLFYRSLRRIDKDEELLVWYGKELLELLLLSNVRAQAKMNGSSPYTCLDCSQRFQCEYPFLAHLRFRCQKRLGCNASDENVKNNGDRDHLTAVGPSVKFSRSERQSTFSNVENNKPTTDFHNLARDMENPRENARSRRETESINENKRNYDEAEEKNDNILHTTKVADRSLVTPRENLLCSSQQFRGGYFNLRENGRLMTPSNPESTEAKRSAFIEVKRTSLNLKQTPKDHVSNVDNKNGIAPITSASEKAMDIKSVLTETQVPSCLDNIAMGSAFRSVPQLCGTEERKSAFSQPARSFTQLSPLMVSQKVIPGLECHPGVGDSSRLYQADALAAKLQSADVNGNCNMQGGLAKQSPFVYATAFWPKASGPIQLQVPSALTLLPPSFTSFCLPAQNWCAKCNASFRMTSDLVYHMRSHHKKEYAMEPLVKRRREEKLKCPICNESFRERHHLSRHMTSHN